In Streptomyces rapamycinicus NRRL 5491, the genomic stretch CCGCGGACAGCGCACTGCTCCGGGGCGCGCCCCGCGACGCGGCACGCTACCTGCGGCAGGCCTTGCTGGACAGCTCGTCCGTCGGCTCCGTCCGCACGGGTCTGCTGACCGACCTGGCGTCGGCGGAGCGCAGCTTCGCCACCATGTCCGCACTGCGCCATGTCGCCGAGGCCCTACCACTGCTCGACACCGCCCGGGATCGCGCGGCCGTTGTGACACGGCTGGGCCCGCTGCTGATAGAACCGGCAGAATTCACCATCGACTCGTTGATGCGCGACGTGGCCGATGCCCTGGACGCACCGGGCGCGGGCGATCCTCTGACGAGCGAGCTGGCCCTGCGTCTGGAGGCCCACACATACGCTCTGGCCTCCCCTGACCCCTCCTATATCCGCGACGCCATGCGCAGGTTCAAGGAATTCGGCCCGCGCCCGCCACTGCGTACAGCCGGTCAACGGGCGCTGGTCGCCTCGGTGGCGCATATCGCGTTCGTCACCAACAGCACATCCGCCGATCGATTGGCGGCTTTGTGCACCCAGCTGCTGGAGCGGGAGCGGCCGGGCCCGGAACACGTGCACACCACGCTGCCGCTGGCCGTGAACGTCCTCGCCGCCACAGGGCGTACGGAAGGGATGGCCGACTGGCTGCGCTTGGCAAGTCGACGGGCGCACCGCCAGGGCGGGGAGGTGGAGAGAGCGGTCATACGGGCCGAACAGGCCATGATCGCGCTGGCTGTCGGGAACGTGGCCGACGCCAAGCAGGAGATGCTGCGGGCCGATGTCCTCGCCGGTCCGGAGGCGAGCGGTCTGCCCGCGCTCTGCACCGCCATTCTCGCCATCGTCGCGCTGCACAGCGAAGAGCCCGAATTGGCGGAGGAGTTCCTCACCCGTCATCGGCTCAGCCGCGCGAACCAGTATCTGGCCGCTCTCCTGCACATGGCGCGCGGTCTTCTCTCGGCCCGGCGCCACGAGGCACGCGGTGCTCTCAGCCACTTCCGCACGGCCGGCCAGCGGATGGAGCGGATCGGATGGCTCAACCCCGTCCTGCTGCCGTGGTCCTCGTGCGCCGCCCTGATGCATCACCGCCTTGGCGAGCATGACCAGGCGCTGACTGCCGCTCGGCTGGAGGTGGAACGGGCACGTAAGTGGGGCGCCCCGGCGGCGGAGGGCCACGCACTCGTCGCACTGGGCCGGGTCATCCCCGGTCGCCGGGGGGCCGAAGTGCTGGAGGAGGCTGTCTCCGTACTGGAGAGGGGCGCCAACAGCCATGAGCTGTGCCGGGCGCTGTACGCGTTGGGAAGCCACGCGAAAACGAGCCGGATACGGTCAACGGACATTCTAAAACGGGCATACGACCTGGGTATGGAATGTGGAGCCGACTGGATGGTGCAGAAAATCAGCGCTAAGCTGCAAAGAGAATACACAAACACCAGAACAGAAAAATCTCGGCTGACCCGGTCAGAACTCAGGGTGGCGCGACTGGCGACCGAAGGCAGCAGCAATACGGAGATCTCGGAGCAACTGGGTATATCATCCCGGATGACCGAGAAGCACCTTACGAATTGCTACCGCAAGCTGGGCATTCCGGGACGTCGCAGTTTACCGGAAGCCCTCGACAAGTGGTTCGGCCAGCAGGCGGGCGCATCCGAAGCCCAAACAGGCGGGTAGCATTGTGAACCGCGCCGGACTACAACCCGAACCACCGAGCCCACAGTCTTTCGGCGCAGTGCGAAGGAGTCTGGACGCCTGTACGACCCAGGTCGACCTCGAGGTGCGTACAGTCGCGGCGGAGCTGGTCACCTGGGATGCGTGACCAATGAGGATGCTGCGCGGGCACGACAATCAGAGCGCCACGGCGGTGGGCGCGTGATCATCCGCTACTTTGCGGCTGGTGTCCTGGCCAGAGCCTCGGGGCCGTACGGGCCGGGGACCGGGAGGTCGGGGTGTCACGGCACACGGACCGACCGTCGTCCAGCTCTACGGCCACCTCACCGGTCACTGCGGGTGAGGCAGCTCGGCGACTCCCGCGCCCGTGCCCGGCTCCAGCCCGCGGCGCAGCTCCCGGCGTCCGGACGACAGACTGAGCTTGCGGTACACCGAGGTCAGGTGCGCCTCCACTGTCCGGCGCGTGACGAAGAGGGCGTCCGCGATCCGCGTATTCGACCAGCCGTCGGCCGCCAGCCGCGCGACCTGGGCCTCACTTCGGGTGAGCGCGCCCGACCTGCCCGAGATGGCGCGCCGGGGCCGGGCCCCGGTCGCCAGCAGCGCCTGGTGGGCGGCGGCGTGGAGCGCGCGGGCGCCGAGTGCGTGGGTCTCCCGCCAGCCCTTGCCCAGAACCGTCCGGGCCGCCTGAGTGTGCCCGGCGCGTTGCAGCGCCCGGCCCCGGAGCACCCGCACCCCGGCCAGCAGCAGCGCCGCACGGGTTGGCGCCAGCACCGATTCCGCCTCGTCGAGCAGGGCCAGCCGGTCCCGCTCGTCGGCGGCCTCGGCCAGCAGTTCGAGTCCAGTCCCCAGCGCGCAGGGGAGCCCCGCCGGGCGTGCCAGGCCCACGGCCCATTCGCCCAGCTCGACCGCCGCCGTGCGGTCGCCCACCGCCAAGTGGGCCTGTCCGGCCCAGTACCACCAGAAGGAGACGGCCGGATTCGTACGGTGCCACGCCCGCTGCCGGTGTCCGCACTCCGTCAAGTCCCGCAGGGCGGCCCGTGGTTCGCCCTGGGCCAGGTGCAGGCGCCCACGGGCGCACAGCAGTTCGTTCCAGTGCCACTCGTCGTCGGCCCGGGGGTCGGGCATTTCGGCGGCCAGGGCCATGGCGGCCGCGAGATCGCCCTGGTCGAGGAATGTGTGCAGCCGCACCGCCAGGGGCAGCGCCTCATACCGGGTGGCCCGCGCGATCCGGGTCTTCCGCAGCGCCTCGGCCGTGGTCCGCAGCGCCTCGTCGAGAGCCCCGAGCCGCTCGTCGGCCGCCGCGCCGAGCCCCAGCAGCGTGGGGTAGGCCTGGCTCCGCACGGCGTCGGTGCCGTGCATCAGCTGCCGGTACGCACGGTCCGCCTCGTGCGGGCGGTCTCCGTACAGAAGCACCGAGGCGGCCGCGGCCAGGGTGGCGGTCGAGTCGGTGGTCGGCCCGCCCAGCCTGATCACCGTGCCCGCCGCGGTGAGTGCCTGCGGCACATCATCCATGCGGCACACCGAGATGAACGCGCGCCACGCGAGAAGGGCGCGTGCCTCCGGGGTGTCGCCCGGCAGGTCCATGTGGAACGACTCCGTGTCGAGGAGTTCGGTGTACGCGTCGAGGTTGTCGGTGGCCGCCATCAGCATGTCCGCCTCCAGGAGCCTCGCGCTCGCGGTCCCGGCGGCAGTACCGGCCACGGCGGAGCGGTGCCGGGCAAGGAGCGTGACGGCGCGGTCCACCTGGCCCGTACGCGCCAATCCGCCGATGAGCGTGCTGAGCGAGGCGAACCGCAGGCCGGGGCGGGAGACGCGGTCCAGGACCGCCGTCAGGTGCCGGATACCGGCCGCCGTGTCCACCGTGCTTTCGGCGATGCCCAGTTCCGCCACCAGGTCCGGGTCACAGGCGTCCGCCGCGTCGTCCGGCACGCAGCGGCGCAGCAGTTCCACCGCGCGTGCCACCGCGCCCTCGAGTGTCGCCTTGCGCGCCGCCTCGCGCAGTACGGCCCGCGCCCACGGCTGATCCGCCGTCACCCGGGACCGCAGCAGATGCTCTGCGGTGTCCGAGGCGGGTGCCCCACCGTCGTGCAGCAACCGGGCCGCCCGACCGTGCAGCCCGGCACGTTGCTCGGCCGGCATGTCGGCCAGGACCGCGTTCCGTACGGCTGGGTGCGCGAGGGACCGGCCGTCCGTACGGGAGGACGCCTGCGCCAGCCCGAGGGAGTCCAGGACGGACAGGGCACGGACGAAGGTGGTGGCGTCGACCTGGGCCAGTTGCGCGCAGGTATCGCGGTCCGCCGCGTCGCCGAGTACGGCCACGGCCTCGGCGGCCCGCACGGCCGGTGGTGGCTGACGGCGCAGCAGCCGTACGACGCACTCCCGGAAGGCAGGTAGGTCGTGATCGCCCGCCGCGTCGAGTCCCGCGCCGGTCAGCGGCACGCCGCGCTCCCGCAGCGCGGTGACCAGCCCGGTCACCAGAAGGGGGTTTCCACCGGTGGCCGCCAGGCAGTCCACCTGGAACCGCGTCTCGGTCTCGGCGCCGGTGAGTCGCCGGGCGACCCGGCCGATGCCCGGGGCGGTGAGCGGCCGTGGCCGGACGACGCGGCACAGCGGCTGGGTCATCATCGCCTCGTCCAGCGGGGTCCACGCGCTGCCGTCGCGCCGGCTCAGCGCCAGCAGGACCGGCAGCCCGGCCAGCCTGCGCGCGGTGTACGCAAGGCAACGCAGCGACACCGGGTCGGCCTCGTGGACGTCGTCGATCGCGATCAGGAGGGGCCCTCGCGCCGCGGTGGCGCGCACAGCCTCATGCCATCCGGTCAGAACCCCGTGGGGGATCCCGGCCGGGGCGCGGGCAGCGTCGCCGGGCACCGGCTGCCGCGGCGGCGCGGCGGGGTCCGGGGGTGCGTCGGCGGCCATGGACCCCCACAGGGCCCTCACGGTGCCCAGCGGCAGGGTGCACCGGTCCGCGTCGGCCCGCGTGTGCAGAACCCGCAGCCCGAGCCGGCGCGCGTCCGCGGCGAGGGTGTGGAGCAGCGCCGACCTGCCGATGCCGGCCGGCCCCTGTACGACGACGAGGCCAGGGTGGCCCGCCGCGGTCCGCCGGGCAAGGTCGGCGAGCGTGTCGAGTTCGCGGTCTCGGTCCGCCCATCGCGCGGGCTGCTCCCCGCCCCGGTCCCACGTCCAGTGCGCGCCGTGCCCGACCGGAGTGACGATCACTACCGCGTCCCTCTCCCTCTCCCCCGGTCGGGAGCAATCATGTCCCTTCTTCCACTGAGGGTTTTCCTAGAACGTGGCGTCCCTCCCCGTTCGCCGCCGTTCCGACAGTCACGTGAAAGGTTGAAGGTCACCTGGCCTCCTGAGGGTCCGCTCTCACGAGGGAGGCGGCAGCATGTCGATGTCGCCGAGGCGGTTCCGCTGTTGCCACGGCACGGGAGCGCGCCGCCACCGCGGTGCGGCTCGGCTCGGTGCTGAAGGAACCGGGGGTCCGGCATCTCGCGGCCCGGACCGCTGAGCGACGGATGGAATGGATCGGACGGCTCAACCCCATCCTGCTGCCGTGGTCCTCCCGGTGGAGGCTCGCTGATCGCGCTGGGCCGGGTCACGCCCGGACGCCGGGGGCCGAACTGCCCACGGAGGCCGTCCGCGTACTGGAGAGAGGCGCCCAGGGTCACGATCTGCGCCGGGCGCTGTACGCACTGGGGACCCACCCGGAAACGGACCGGATACGGGCGACGCACACCATGAAACGGGCACGTGACACAAGAGTCGAACGCGGCGCCGATTGACTACGGCAGACCACACGAAGCTGTAGCGGGAACATTCAGCGAGTGCGGCCGGACCTCCGTTGACCAGGGCCGAGCCGAGAGGCACGTCACCAATTGCTACCGGAAACCCGGCACCTGCGGCCTGGCGTCGGGTTTCGCACGGAGATTCGGTCAGCAAGCGGGCTTCTGGAAGAGCCAAACGGACAGATGCTTAACGGGTGCACAGTATCCATTTGGCCGCACCACCGAACCCTGGAACCACAATGTTTCGGGACCGTGCAAAGGATTGCTTGACCGGCCAAGAGGATATTCCTATCGTCAACTACGTTACTTGCGATCGACTGCCGTTAAACCCCCACATATGAGCGTAGAAAGACGGTGTGAGGTGGCGACCACTCGTCCAGCAGGCACCGCACGCGATAGAGGTCGGACGACAGCCCCTCCTCCCTCCTCACACGGGCTCGGAGACGCGTCCCCGCCGCATCGGTGGACCACCCCGGCACGTACACGGCACACATCGACCCCGAGATGCGCACCCTCGGCACGGAAGCAGGGGTCTCCCACCAGTCCGACCGGACCTCGGCCGAGACCTGCGGACGGAACCTGCTGAACCGCCGCACCCAGGTCCCTTCCGGGGCCGGCCCGGCATTTCACCACGGACCGGGGCCGACTGGGATCCGACCGCCCCACGGGACCGGCTGACGGGGAAAGACCGACGCACTCGTCCTCGCCAGTGGCCGCGGGTGTGTGCCACCGGAGTTCATCAAATGATTCTCAGGACTGGGATCACATTCTCAGTGACTCTCCTGGTTCAGGGGTGCAACTCACCACCGCTCTCCCGGCAGAAACGGAGCAAGAATTCGGTGTGCCCCCCACCACGTCAATCGCATGCCGATCGAACGCCGACCTCGTGACATGCCGTCGGTTAGCCGGGAAACGTGCCACGCCAAATACCCCGCACACTCCCACACATCTCCGCCATCGAGGCCTCGGCCGTCCGCCGTCAGGCGGACACACATCCTCGTATCCCGGGACGGCCCTCACCCATGCCCGACCTCACCCACAAGGTAGGTGCTATGTCCGCTTCCCCGACGGCTACCTGCGACATGTGCGGCCGGCCGGTGCGCCCGCACCGGCAGTCCAGTACCTCGCCGCCGCGGGCCCGCTACTGCTCCAACGCCTGCCGACAGCGCTCCTACCGCATGCGGCAGAAGTCCGGCGGCATGGACACCGCGCTGACCGAAACACCGTTGACACAGATGAGCAGCTTCATCGGACGCACGGACGAACTCATCGACCTGGCCCGTACATTGCGCGAGGCGCGACTGCTGACACTGACCGGCCCAGCGGGCATCGGCAAGACGCGGCTGGCCCTGGAACTGGCCGGCCAGGAGGCTCGCGGCCGACGCCACGAAGTGGCGGTGGTGAGGCTGAGTCAGCTCACCGAGCAGGAGGAGATACGGCAGCGGATCCTCACCACGCTCGACGCGATGCCCGACGGCGCGGATGGGGCGGAGAAGGACCGGCTGCTCCTCCTCGACGACTGCGAACACGTCCTGGACACCTGCGGCACGCTGCTGACCGGTCTACTGCCGCGCCACCCCCGACTGCGGGTCCTGGTCACCAGCCGCGAACCCCTGCGGCTCCCGGGCGAATCGGTCTTCCCGGTGATCGAACTGGCGTTGCCGGACCTGGACTCCGGCACCGAGCTCACCGCATGCCTCCGTTCCGACGCGGTCACCCTGTTCATGGACCGGGCCCGCGCCGTCGCTCCCGACTTCCAGCTCACCGAGGCCAACGCGGCGGACGTGGGCGAGATCTGCGTACGGCTGGACGGGGTACCACTGCCCATCGAGATGGCCGCCCGGCTGATGCGCGTGTTCCCGCCCGCCGAGGTCCGGGCCCGGATGGACGACAGTCTCGCGCTGCTGACGAACGGATGGCGGCTCGCCGACGGCAGGCACCGGAGCCTGCGCGCCTCCCTGGAATGGGGGTACGACCTGCTGAGCGCGGCGGAACGCGCACTGCTGCGCAGGCTGTCGGTGCTCCCGGGTGGTTTCGGGCCGGATGCCGCCGCCGCGCTCGCTGCCGACATCCCCGAGGCAGTGTCGGCGATGCCCGAGATCCTCATCGGTCTGGAGGCGAAGTCCGTCATCACACCGCTCCCCGGCGCGGACGGTCCGGCCCGCTTCCGGCTCCTGGAGTCCATGCGACACTACGGGCATGAGATGCTCGTCGCCCAGGGCGAGGACACAGCGGCATACGAGCGGCTGACCGCCTGGCTGACGACGGCGTCCCTGCCGCTGCGCGAGGATGCCGTCGCGCCGGCCGGGACACTCGGCATGCTGGAAAAGGAACACGCCAACCTCATACACGCCCTGCGCAGACTCGGCTCGGGAGACGATGAACGCCAATTGCTGCTGGCCGCGGCGCTGACAGCGGCGGAGGTCGTCGGCGGGCGGCAATCCGGTGCCGCCGGACACATAGCGCACGCCCTGGACCGCACCGCGCCGACCTCCGTCTACCGCGGCGTCGCCCTGGAGGCGGCGGCCGCGCTGGCGCGCCGGGAGGGCGAAGACGCCGCCGCCGCCCGGCGGGCCGACGAGGCGGTGGCGCTGGAGCGCGAGCGCGGCCGCAGCACGGCCCGGCTGGGCCGCCTGCTCCTACTGCGCGGCATGATCCGGCAACAGGCGGACGAGCGAGAGGCGTCCCGCGCCGACCTGGCGGAGGCGCTGAAAATCGGCCTGCGGCTGGGACACAACATGCTGACCGCGCTCTGTCTGGGCGAAATCGCCCGGCAGCAGCTGGAGAACGGCGAACTCGGCAGCGCTGAGCAGACGATCCACCGCGTCCTGCCCGCGCTGCGCCGCCACGCGGTACCCTTCCGACTGCGCTCGGTGCTGGTCACGGCCGGTGCGCTGGCGCTGGAGAAGGACGATCTGACATCGGCGGAGGCATACTTCGCCGAGGCTCTGCGGGCACGCCCGGCCCATCGGAGCGATACTGCCGCGGCGATCGAGGGGCTGGCCCTGGTCGCTACCCGGGCCCGCCGGTTCGACCGGGGGCTGCGGCTGCTGGGTGCGGCGGAGCGAATCCGCGACGACGCCGGGCGGGGCACCGAGTGGTGGCGCCGGCGCGTGCACGAGGCGCGAGAGACGGCGCTCCGGGCCATCCCGCCCGCCCGCGCGGAAGCCTGGCTCGATTCGGCCCAGGGTCTGCCGGAACAGCAGGCGATCTCGCTCGCGCTCGGCGACGACGGACCCGAAGCACCCCACAAGCGCCCCGCCCATCCGTTGAGCAGGCGGGAACGGGACGTGGCCGAGCTGGTCATGGAGGGGCTCACCAACCGTCAGATCGCGGCTCGGATGCATGTGTCGGTACGGACCGTCGAAACCCACATCCGGCACATCCGTACCACGCTGGGGCTACGGTCCCGGGCGCACATCGCGGCGTGGGTGGCGCAGCGGCAGCCCAAGCCTCCGGCCCGCCTCACCCCACCCACGGGGCGGCGAACTCCTCAGGTACGCAGCGTGGTCCACGGTGGCCACGTCGTGGGCGGGCCCAACCCCCTCCAGCTCAAAGACACCTGACGCCCGGGCCGACGCCAGGGCCACGCCGCCCTCACTCGGCCGTGGCCGTTACCGGCAGCGCGCGGCGTGCCGGTAACGGCCACCGGACTTCCGCGGTCGCTGTACGTGAGACAGCCGGGTTCCAGGTCGCCGCTCCGCCCCCTTGCGGTTGACATCTCGGACAAGTCGCCGCAGTTCAGCGTGCACCCGCCTAACGCCGTAGGCGCCCCTCGATGCCAGGTGAATCAGGGTGATCTCGGTGCGGCCGGTCCCCCCGGGGGTACGCAGACGCCGCAGTTCCCGGTCACAGGCGGCGAGGTGGGCGCCGAGGGCGTCGTCGTACTCGGCGTAAGCCGCTTCCTGGAGGAGGAGCCGCCGGATGCGGGTCTCCAGGTCGGAGAGCCGGCCGCGCGACACGGCCGCGGTGTGGACCCCCTCCACGAGGTCATCGCCTACCTGGTCGACAAGGCCCATGTCGGTGGCCTCGGCCAGCGGTATGTCGGTGCCCCACAAGACGATGCGGCGGGCGCGGGCGAGGCCGAGGTGCTGCGCCAGCCGGTAGACGGACATGCCGGACCAGAAGTGGCCGTCGTGCACCGGGAGCGTGAGATTCAGGTCGGGGGCCGATCCGGGAACCCTCGGCGAGGAGCTGGTCGAGAACCAACCCGTCGCACGTTCCCTGGGCGGCGGTGACGCTGACGGCATCGAGACGCTCCAGCCGGCGGACCGCGCGTTCCCATCGGTTGACCTCCTGGATGGAGGGTCACCGGGCCACTCGCGGCGTCAGAGCGGTGCCGGGAGGACCCGCAGAACGGCCACCGTCCTGCTGCTGAGGTTCTCCACCTCCTCGCACAGCATGTCCACCGCCGCGGTCAGCTCCGGCAGCGAGCGGTCGCTGTCCAGCCGGACCAGCACGCCCAAGCGGTCGGGCAGCCGGGCCCGGGCCTCATCTCAGCAGCGGTTCCTTCCGTCACCAGCCCACCAGAGCCGTTTCGATGGTCGATCCCGGTCCCATGGTCATCAGCACTCCGATGTCGCCGGGGAGAGCCGCCTTCTCGTCACGCAGCCGCTCGTAGGAGAACAGGAACGAGCCGCTGGAGAGGTTGCCGTGGTCCCGCAGGACTCCGAGGGTGTGCCGCACGTCGTGCCGGGACAGTCCGAGGTTCACCCGGACCGAGTCGATGACCTTCTTGCCGCCGGAGTGCACCACCCAGTGGGTGACGTCGCTCGTGCGTACCCCGGTACCGGTCAGAAGGCGTTCTACGGCGGTTTCGGCGTTGGCCCCGACAACATAGGGAACTTCGGGGTCGAGGTAGAAACTGAACTTGCCGTGCGCGTCGTCCCAGTCGTAGCGCATGGCGTCGACGGCTTCGGGGATGATGTGGCTGGCGAACCGCAGCAGCGTCGGCGCAGGCGACCGCTCCCCGGAAGTCCGCCCCGGGACGCGGACGGCAACGGCCGCCGCCCCGTCGCCGAACAGGCTGTTGACCACGGACGAGCGCAGGGTCCCGTCGAAGACATACGCGGCGGAGCACACCTCGACGCACACCATCACCGCCAGTTCGCCGGGATGGCCGGCGGCCCAACCGGACACGGCGTTCAGGGCGTTGAGGCCGGCGTTGCAGCCCATGCCGACCACATCCAGGCGTTGGCAGGACCGCTCGACGCCCAGGTCCTTGATGAGCAGCGCGGAGAAGCCCGGCGTGAGAAGTCCGGTGGAGGTGACACAGCACAGGTAGCGGACGTCGGCGAGGGATGCGCCGACGTCCTTCAGACAGCGCTCGACGGCCTCGCGCCCCATGCGCAGCCCGCTCGCCGTGTGTTTGCGCAGCAGGTCGCCCTGTGTCTCGGTAATGGGCTTCCCGTCGGGGCCGAGGGGCGGCAGGCTGAGGTTGCGCCGCTCGATCGCTCCGTTGAGGAAGATCGAGCGGATTCGGGGGTCGGTGACGCCGAAGGTATCGAGGATTTCCCGCTGCGTGTAGGAGTCCGGCGGCACCGCGGCACCTACGCCGACGATGCCGGGCGCCTCTCGGATTGCTCGCATGATTCCCTCCCGTACCGCCGTACTACGGGCAGTCGCTGCCGACCGGATTACGCCAACAAATCAGAACACTTCTGCGTCCTCTCCGGTTCGGTATCAATACTGGAGCAGGCCGATTTCAAACGGCACCAGTGGTAGCCGCAGTTACGCGTTCCGGGTCGGCTGCAAACCGAAATACGCCGCCTCCGGCGATACGGTGAACGCCTTCTCCGTGTGCTCCGTTGGGGCACATCGGCGATCGCCGTTGTTACTACTGGCCCTCGGCCGGGCTGTTGACCGATGTGGTACAGCGGTCGAAAAGGTCCACCAACTGTCGTGCGCACCGCTCCAGGTCGACCTCGCCGTCGCCGAGATGGTGATGACGGACGACGCTGTCGATGGCGCCGCGGATGGCGAGGGCCATCAGACGGGAGTCGAAAGTGTGGAACTCGCCCGCTCTGCACCCCTGCTCCAGCAGGTTGACCAGACACTCGATGGACAGGGCGCTGCGGGCGATGTCGTCCAGGCCGGCTATCTGCCGCGTCTGGGCCATGGCGACGATCTCTGCCAGTGCCTGGGCGTACAGCGGTCGGCGGATGACGATGGTCACCTGAGAGGCAATATAGGCACCGAGCTTCCCCCGGTATGTCATCTCAGCGTCGACGCTGGCCTCTATGGCCGTTCCGGCCTCCGTCAGGATGGTCTGGCCGACCTCCCGAAAGAGTTCGGGCTTCCCCGAGAAATAGTAGGAGATCATTCCGGTACTGCTGAGCCTGGCCCGTCGACATATCGCACTGAATGAGGCCTTTGAATAACCAATATCGGCCAGTGTCTCGATGGTTGCCTGAACTATTTGCGCTCTGCGTGCGTCCTGAGTGAATGTTCGAGCGCTCGGCTGGGCGGCCCTGGTCATCATGATGCGAAAGTAGCAGCTCCGGCTTGAGGATATCTGGCTCCTGCCCCTGACGGGCGATGTCCGGCCTCGCCGTGGCCCGCGGCACGGGCCGGAGCTCCTGCTGGAAGCAGCCGGGGCGACGCGCCCCTCGCCCGCGCCACGTCACGCCGCCTTCAGCGGCGGCCACCAATCGACGTTCAGCCGCCCATCGCCTCGACCAGGCTCTTGGGCCGCATATCCGTCCAGTTCTCCTCGATATGGGGCCAGGCACGCTTCACGGGCGTCCTTGTCATGGTCGACCGTCCACCCCTCGGGTACATCCGCGAAGGTCGGCCACAGCGAGTACTGTCCCTCGTGGTTGACCAGCACCAGAAATTCGGCGTCGGGATCGTCGAAGGGATTCACGCCGGTCTCCGCCTCTCATACCGTCCCAACAGTGGACGACGCGCCTGGACGCCTCCATGTTTGTGTGTCACGGCGGGATCGGCATCAGCGCGAGCCACCGTTACGGACCGGTCGCGGCCGAACCGTCCGGCCGTACCCGTAAAGCAGACCGCTCTCCGGCACCCCCAGTTCCAGGCCCACGTTCAGGATGACCAGCTCGGTGAGTCCACGAGCGTTGAGCAGAACGCCGAGCACGACTGGCTCACTCCCGGAGACCCCTGAAAGGCGCGCGGACATGGCGGCTCCCACGAATTTCCCCGTACAAGCCACCAGGGGCCGGTGGGCGTCGACGTCTTCGACGTCAGCCACGAGGCGACTGTGCCACCTACCCAGCGGCACCTTGAGCGGTGGAGCCCCCACGGCTCCGGCGTCAGTCACTATTGCCGCTGTCCGACCGGCATTCGATTTCCTCCGACAGGAAGGCGGTCAGGCGCCGCACCCCCTCCTCGATCCGTTCGGGATCGAGGTAGCTGCACGACAGTCGAAGTTGGTGATCGCCTGCTCGACCCAGGTAGAACTGCCGCATCGGAGTCCACAGCACACCATATTTGGCCGCGGACACCTCCAGCAGAGCGGCGTCCACAGGGACGGGCAGATGGACGCGGACGAAGAACCCACCGCAGGGGCGGTTCCAGCGGATTCCGGGATGCGACCCGTCTCCCAGATGGTGGTCCAATGCGTCGACCAAGCAGGTCAGGTTGCGTTGGTAGAGCTCGGACTTGCGACGGCTCAACTCGATCACGGAGCCTCCGTGCTCCAGCAACATCCCGCCGATCACGGCCTGGCACAGCGGGGATGTGTTCACGGTGACCATGCTCTTCACGGCGGCCAACTCGTCCGCGAGCAGTGTGCCGCCACCAGAGGAGCCGATCGGCTGATCAGCGATCACATAGCCGACTCTGGCTCCCGGGAAGGCAACCTTGGCAAAGGTACCGATATGAACCACACTCCGAGCGGTGTCAAGCGCTTTGAGTGGGGGCAGTTCGGCTCCGGCTGCCGCCGTGAACCCGTAAGCGTTGTCCTCTATGACGA encodes the following:
- a CDS encoding helix-turn-helix transcriptional regulator, whose amino-acid sequence is MVSLERRTELATAAAALRQAVNGNGSLLVVRGPLGMGKSSFLEALARLAQEERTGLLRAQASATEEDLALGVVRQLADSGRCGVPAGPTGSRATTAMVAKPGGKTTPAGQAPRTTPEHTRKDLKSLLDTLSADRALLVLVDDLHMADTESLRALAQEVARRHSRRLLFVFSILSGDARAERPAMKSLLGTADRTTVLSALGPIGTQALIADAFETTAEEEFVSALHERSGGNPLLTQSLMDEARFRGLSPTAANAGAVLALRPDHLYQRLAGFLRSQPDHVRRTANALAVLGGTVDLPVTAQLAGLDAHRYAEALHVLGLLGFLDERSGARAGGTLLWDAVVDSIPTEELTAMRSMAAELLHRAGHPAEVAAEQLLSVPTLHTPEAVHILRKAADSALLRGAPRDAARYLRQALLDSSSVGSVRTGLLTDLASAERSFATMSALRHVAEALPLLDTARDRAAVVTRLGPLLIEPAEFTIDSLMRDVADALDAPGAGDPLTSELALRLEAHTYALASPDPSYIRDAMRRFKEFGPRPPLRTAGQRALVASVAHIAFVTNSTSADRLAALCTQLLERERPGPEHVHTTLPLAVNVLAATGRTEGMADWLRLASRRAHRQGGEVERAVIRAEQAMIALAVGNVADAKQEMLRADVLAGPEASGLPALCTAILAIVALHSEEPELAEEFLTRHRLSRANQYLAALLHMARGLLSARRHEARGALSHFRTAGQRMERIGWLNPVLLPWSSCAALMHHRLGEHDQALTAARLEVERARKWGAPAAEGHALVALGRVIPGRRGAEVLEEAVSVLERGANSHELCRALYALGSHAKTSRIRSTDILKRAYDLGMECGADWMVQKISAKLQREYTNTRTEKSRLTRSELRVARLATEGSSNTEISEQLGISSRMTEKHLTNCYRKLGIPGRRSLPEALDKWFGQQAGASEAQTGG
- a CDS encoding ATP-binding protein, which encodes MIVTPVGHGAHWTWDRGGEQPARWADRDRELDTLADLARRTAAGHPGLVVVQGPAGIGRSALLHTLAADARRLGLRVLHTRADADRCTLPLGTVRALWGSMAADAPPDPAAPPRQPVPGDAARAPAGIPHGVLTGWHEAVRATAARGPLLIAIDDVHEADPVSLRCLAYTARRLAGLPVLLALSRRDGSAWTPLDEAMMTQPLCRVVRPRPLTAPGIGRVARRLTGAETETRFQVDCLAATGGNPLLVTGLVTALRERGVPLTGAGLDAAGDHDLPAFRECVVRLLRRQPPPAVRAAEAVAVLGDAADRDTCAQLAQVDATTFVRALSVLDSLGLAQASSRTDGRSLAHPAVRNAVLADMPAEQRAGLHGRAARLLHDGGAPASDTAEHLLRSRVTADQPWARAVLREAARKATLEGAVARAVELLRRCVPDDAADACDPDLVAELGIAESTVDTAAGIRHLTAVLDRVSRPGLRFASLSTLIGGLARTGQVDRAVTLLARHRSAVAGTAAGTASARLLEADMLMAATDNLDAYTELLDTESFHMDLPGDTPEARALLAWRAFISVCRMDDVPQALTAAGTVIRLGGPTTDSTATLAAAASVLLYGDRPHEADRAYRQLMHGTDAVRSQAYPTLLGLGAAADERLGALDEALRTTAEALRKTRIARATRYEALPLAVRLHTFLDQGDLAAAMALAAEMPDPRADDEWHWNELLCARGRLHLAQGEPRAALRDLTECGHRQRAWHRTNPAVSFWWYWAGQAHLAVGDRTAAVELGEWAVGLARPAGLPCALGTGLELLAEAADERDRLALLDEAESVLAPTRAALLLAGVRVLRGRALQRAGHTQAARTVLGKGWRETHALGARALHAAAHQALLATGARPRRAISGRSGALTRSEAQVARLAADGWSNTRIADALFVTRRTVEAHLTSVYRKLSLSSGRRELRRGLEPGTGAGVAELPHPQ